The Chryseobacterium suipulveris genome window below encodes:
- a CDS encoding CorA family divalent cation transporter translates to MNAQITNLISMYLALSDQTANQVMKVLAIYSMYFFPITFIAGIYGMNFYNMPELHQKYGYFFTLGLMAFIALLTFIYVRRKKW, encoded by the coding sequence TTGAACGCGCAGATTACCAACTTAATTTCGATGTATCTTGCCTTGAGCGACCAAACAGCGAATCAGGTAATGAAAGTTCTTGCGATTTATTCCATGTATTTTTTCCCGATTACTTTTATTGCGGGGATTTACGGAATGAATTTCTACAATATGCCCGAACTTCACCAAAAATATGGCTATTTCTTTACCTTGGGATTAATGGCATTTATTGCGCTGCTTACTTTCATATATGTTAGGAGGAAGAAATGGTAG
- a CDS encoding type 1 glutamine amidotransferase codes for MKVIKLALLDMNNNRANQGMRNIKEISQQFKETWSESVEITVFDVRYKNEVPNVDDFDIFISSGGPGNPHREGYEWEQKFADFLDTLWNHNKNSEQKKFCFLICHSFQMASIHWNLGNICKRKSYSFGVMPIHKTEDGEEDFLLKNLPEPFYAVDSRAFQFIEPNQKTLDEMGMKIVALEKVRPHIHLERAVMAIRFSDEIFGTQFHPEADPKGMLENLKEDKNREAMIENFGVEKYLETVDRIDDPDKIVLTQQQILPRFLANAAEQIMKEYEMA; via the coding sequence TCAGCAGTTCAAGGAAACCTGGAGTGAGTCTGTGGAGATCACCGTTTTTGATGTGCGCTACAAAAATGAGGTTCCAAATGTTGATGATTTTGATATTTTCATCTCTTCCGGCGGTCCAGGAAATCCACACAGAGAGGGTTACGAATGGGAACAGAAATTCGCCGATTTTCTTGATACACTCTGGAACCACAACAAAAACTCAGAACAGAAAAAGTTTTGTTTCCTGATTTGCCATTCTTTCCAAATGGCAAGTATCCACTGGAATTTGGGCAACATCTGCAAAAGGAAGTCCTACTCTTTCGGCGTGATGCCAATCCATAAAACAGAAGACGGCGAAGAAGATTTCTTGCTGAAGAACCTGCCTGAACCGTTTTATGCGGTAGATTCCAGAGCGTTCCAGTTCATCGAGCCAAATCAGAAAACGCTTGACGAAATGGGAATGAAAATCGTGGCACTGGAAAAAGTCCGCCCACATATTCATTTAGAAAGAGCGGTGATGGCGATTCGGTTTTCTGACGAAATTTTTGGAACACAGTTCCATCCTGAAGCAGATCCGAAAGGAATGCTGGAAAATCTGAAAGAGGACAAAAACCGTGAAGCCATGATTGAAAACTTCGGGGTTGAAAAATACCTGGAAACCGTGGACAGAATTGACGATCCCGATAAGATCGTCTTAACGCAACAACAGATTCTGCCGAGATTTCTAGCCAATGCCGCCGAACAGATTATGAAGGAATACGAAATGGCGTGA
- a CDS encoding ferritin-like domain-containing protein — protein sequence MATKTTKTGKVKPKADAADQLKDFMIDGLKDLYWAEKALVKNLPKMHKNATSKNLKAAIAGHLEETKGQVQRLEDAFKALKLKPEAVKCDAMDGLLKEAEGILEETEPGAVRDAAIIAAAQKVEHYEIASYGTLATYAKLLGQKEVLKLLLETLKQEKTCDKDLTKLAKTEINLKAK from the coding sequence ATGGCAACGAAAACAACTAAGACAGGTAAGGTAAAACCTAAAGCTGATGCAGCGGATCAGCTTAAAGACTTTATGATTGATGGTTTGAAAGATTTATACTGGGCTGAAAAAGCATTGGTAAAAAATCTCCCGAAAATGCACAAAAATGCAACATCCAAAAATTTAAAAGCTGCCATTGCAGGCCATTTGGAAGAAACCAAAGGGCAGGTGCAAAGACTGGAAGATGCCTTCAAAGCATTGAAATTGAAACCCGAAGCCGTGAAATGTGACGCGATGGACGGACTTTTGAAAGAAGCTGAAGGAATTTTGGAAGAAACCGAACCGGGTGCAGTTCGCGATGCCGCAATTATAGCTGCAGCACAAAAAGTGGAACATTACGAAATTGCATCTTACGGAACACTGGCGACGTACGCCAAACTTTTAGGACAAAAAGAAGTTTTAAAACTCCTCCTGGAAACTTTAAAACAGGAAAAAACCTGCGACAAAGATTTAACCAAACTCGCAAAAACTGAAATCAACCTTAAAGCGAAATAA
- a CDS encoding catalase, with product MKDQKKDDKNVNKKLVDLEKNISVSDNQFLTTNQGLKINDNNNSLKAGERGPTLLEDFILREKITHFDHERIPERIVHARGSGAHGIFELYESQSEFTKAGFLNDTSRKTPVFVRFSTVAGSKGSTDLARDVRGFAVKFYTDEGIFDLVGNNIPVFAIQDAMKFPDFIHSVKPEPDHEMPQAASAHDTFWDFVSLVPETMHMVSWVMSDRGIPKSLRMMEGFGIHTFRLINEKGKSSFVKFHWKPKLGVHSVCWDEATKISGKDPDFHRRDLWENIDQGNFPEWELGLQIVPEQDEFKYDFDLLDPTKLIPEELVPVKIVGKLTLNRNPENFFAETEQVAFHPGHLVPGIDFSNDPLLQGRLFSYTDTQLSRLGSPNFHEIPINRSVAPVHNNQRDAHMRMTVNKGKTAYHPNSLGGGCPYQAMIAEGGFASFNERIDAQKIRNRSESFSDHFSQPKLFMNSLSEHEKRHMINAFAFELSKVNYDHIKERVCHHLSMIDIDVAKKVADEIGVKIPGKVEMPINQAIGADENPKNHQPKDANFVKEKSEKLSMEAHNKGDIKTRVIGILCDNNVDEDSLNQFKKVLEKEGASCKIIAPKGGKIKGNKGTEIKVDENFLTVTSVCFEAVFVPNGISNEVVNHEVAKHLLNEAFKHCKAIAIDGNAKKLLENTDIPTDKDDKSLLVDKTPKDFVKAIASGRNWDRELHPVVPA from the coding sequence ATGAAAGATCAAAAGAAAGACGACAAAAACGTCAACAAAAAGCTTGTGGATTTGGAGAAAAACATTTCTGTGTCCGATAACCAGTTTCTTACCACCAATCAAGGTTTAAAGATCAATGACAACAATAATTCCCTGAAAGCCGGAGAACGCGGACCTACCCTGCTCGAAGATTTTATTTTAAGGGAAAAAATTACCCATTTTGACCACGAAAGAATTCCTGAAAGAATTGTTCACGCAAGAGGAAGCGGCGCACACGGAATTTTTGAACTGTATGAAAGTCAGAGCGAATTTACCAAAGCCGGCTTTCTGAATGACACTTCCCGAAAAACTCCTGTTTTTGTAAGGTTTTCAACTGTTGCAGGTTCGAAAGGTTCTACGGATTTGGCGAGAGATGTTCGCGGTTTTGCCGTGAAATTTTATACCGATGAAGGGATTTTCGACCTTGTTGGAAACAACATTCCCGTTTTTGCCATTCAGGATGCGATGAAGTTTCCTGATTTCATACATTCCGTTAAGCCTGAACCTGATCACGAAATGCCTCAAGCTGCTTCTGCACACGACACTTTCTGGGATTTTGTTTCTTTGGTTCCGGAAACGATGCACATGGTTTCCTGGGTGATGAGCGATCGCGGAATTCCAAAATCTTTGAGAATGATGGAAGGTTTCGGAATCCATACTTTTAGACTGATTAATGAAAAAGGAAAATCAAGTTTCGTGAAATTTCACTGGAAACCGAAATTGGGAGTGCATTCTGTTTGTTGGGACGAAGCCACAAAAATCTCCGGGAAAGATCCTGATTTCCATCGAAGAGATTTGTGGGAAAACATCGACCAAGGCAACTTTCCGGAATGGGAATTGGGCTTGCAAATCGTTCCCGAACAAGACGAATTTAAATATGATTTCGATCTTTTGGATCCTACAAAATTAATTCCCGAAGAACTGGTTCCGGTAAAAATTGTGGGCAAATTGACGCTTAACAGAAATCCTGAAAATTTCTTTGCCGAAACAGAACAGGTTGCCTTTCATCCGGGACATTTGGTTCCGGGAATTGATTTTAGCAACGATCCTTTGTTGCAGGGAAGACTTTTTTCTTACACCGATACGCAACTTTCGCGTTTGGGAAGTCCTAATTTCCACGAAATTCCCATCAATCGTTCCGTTGCTCCCGTTCATAACAATCAGCGTGATGCTCACATGAGAATGACGGTGAATAAAGGAAAAACCGCTTATCATCCAAACAGTTTGGGTGGCGGTTGTCCTTATCAGGCGATGATTGCCGAAGGTGGATTTGCAAGTTTCAACGAAAGAATTGATGCCCAAAAAATCCGAAACCGAAGCGAAAGTTTCAGCGACCATTTTTCGCAGCCGAAATTATTCATGAATTCACTTTCGGAGCACGAAAAGCGTCACATGATCAACGCATTTGCTTTTGAATTAAGCAAAGTAAATTACGACCATATTAAGGAAAGGGTTTGTCATCACTTGAGCATGATCGATATAGACGTCGCGAAAAAAGTGGCAGACGAAATTGGTGTTAAAATTCCGGGAAAAGTGGAAATGCCGATTAATCAGGCTATTGGTGCCGATGAAAATCCAAAAAATCACCAACCAAAAGATGCCAATTTCGTGAAAGAAAAATCTGAAAAACTTTCAATGGAAGCGCATAACAAAGGCGACATCAAAACAAGAGTCATTGGAATTTTGTGCGACAACAATGTGGATGAAGATTCTTTAAACCAGTTCAAAAAAGTTTTGGAAAAAGAAGGTGCAAGTTGCAAAATTATCGCACCGAAAGGCGGAAAAATAAAAGGAAACAAAGGCACGGAAATAAAAGTGGACGAAAATTTCCTAACGGTAACTTCTGTTTGTTTCGAAGCGGTTTTCGTTCCAAACGGAATTTCTAATGAAGTTGTAAATCACGAAGTTGCAAAACATTTGCTGAATGAAGCCTTTAAACATTGCAAAGCAATTGCGATTGATGGAAATGCGAAAAAATTGTTAGAAAACACGGATATTCCTACCGATAAAGATGACAAATCTCTTTTGGTGGATAAAACTCCGAAAGATTTTGTAAAAGCCATTGCATCGGGAAGAAATTGGGATCGTGAACTTCATCCAGTAGTTCCGGCGTAA